A region from the Peromyscus leucopus breed LL Stock chromosome 9, UCI_PerLeu_2.1, whole genome shotgun sequence genome encodes:
- the LOC114683786 gene encoding granzyme B-like: MKLLLLLLAFSLPPRTQEGEIIGGHEAKPHSRPYMACLEITDGAITRRCGGCLIREDFVLTAAHCQGSKINVTLGAHNIKEQEKTQQIIPVARMIPHPAYNKQKKLNDIMLLKLEKKAKRTKAVRPLNLPRRKVYVNPGDVCSVAGWGRIGPEDELSNTLQEVELTVQKDQLCESHYPRFYHKANQICVGDPKIKRASFVGDSGGPLLCNKVFAGLVAYGHGDGSAPSVFTRVSNFLSWIKQMMKRS, from the exons ATGaagctcctcctgctcctgctggccttctctctgccccccaggaCACAGGAAG GGGAGATCATCGGGGGACATGAGGCCAAGCCCCACTCTCGACCCTACATGGCTTGTCTTGAGATCACTGATGGAGCTATTACTCGAAGATGTGGTGGCTGCCTCATAAGAGAGGATTTTGTGCTGACTGCTGCTCACTGTCAAGGGAG CAAAATAAATGTTACCTTGGGGGCCCACAACATCAAAGAACAAGAGAAGACCCAGCAGATCATCCCTGTGGCAAGAATGATCCCACACCCTGCctataataaacagaaaaaactCAATGACATCATGCTCTTAAAG CTGGAGAAGAAGGCCAAGAGGACTAAAGCTGTGAGGCCCCTCAACCTGCCCAGGCGCAAGGTCTATGTGAACCCTGGGGATGTGTGCTCTGTGGCTGGTTGGGGAAGGATAGGCCCGGAGGATGAATTATCAAACACACTACAAGAGGTGGAGCTGACAGTACAGAAGGATCAGTTGTGTGAGTCCCACTATCCACGTTTTTACCACAAAGCCAATCAGATATGTGTGGGGGACCCAAAGATCAAGCGAGCTTCCTTCGTG GGGGATTCTGGAGGGCCTCTCCTCTGTAACAAAGTGTTTGCCGGCCTAGTCGCCTATGGACATGGGGATGGTTCAGCACCAAGTGTCTTCACCAGAGTCTCAAATTTCTTATCCTGGATAAAGCAAATGATGAAACGCAGCTAA